In Macadamia integrifolia cultivar HAES 741 chromosome 5, SCU_Mint_v3, whole genome shotgun sequence, a single window of DNA contains:
- the LOC122079836 gene encoding outer envelope protein 64, chloroplastic: MASSSANLWVLLGLGLAGIILMTRKLKKVVKEDFGAFVERFQLLPPPQPAPPKAPHPLTGLSFAAADVFDINGCITGLGNPEWIRTHEAATRTSPVVSAVIEGGATCVGKTVVDEMAYSVNGENKHYGTPTNPIAPARVPGGSSSGSAVAVAAKLVDFSLGTDTVGGVRVPAGFCGIIGFKPSHGAVSHIGIIPVAPSFDTVGWFARDPSVLRRVSHVLLQLPYADKRMPRNIIIADDCFQLSKVPVDRVTQVVIRSTEKLFGRQVLKRANLGDYLDSKVPSLKQFHNEKRNGELKISSIRSLANATQLLQRHEFKSNHGEWINLTKPVLDTFVSAQLQEVSTDAKLEHCHLVRNEVRSALNSLLKDDGILVIPTVASPPPKLGSKEILSEDYQSRNYSLLSIASMSGCCQVSVPLGLHDKCPVSLSFIARHGGDRFLLDTVETMFASLQEQSDVAAKSKLSGNAVSQEESAEIAKEKGNAAFKDKQWQKAISFYTEAIKLSGKNATYYSNRAAAYLELGSYLQAEADCSTAISLDKKNVKAYFRRGTAREMLGYYKEAIEDFRYALVLEPTNKRAALSAEKLQKLFL; the protein is encoded by the exons ATGGCGTCGTCCTCTGCCAACCTATGGGTTTTGCTGGGATTGGGTTTGGCAGGAATCATACTCATGACCAGGAAATTGAAGAAAGTCGTCAAAGAAGATTTCGGTGCTTTCGTCGAGAGGTTTCAGCTTCTGCCTCCTCCTCAGCCTGCACCCCCCAAAGCTCCTCACCCCTTGACCGGTCTCTCCTTCGCCGCCGCAGATGT ATTTGATATCAATGGATGTATTACTGGGCTTGGCAATCCAGAGTGGATCAGGACACATGAGGCTGCTACTCGAACATCTCCTGTGGTTTCAGCAGTCATTGAAGGAGGGGCCACTTGTGTTGGGAAAACTGTTGTGGATGAAATGGCTTATAG TGTCAATGGAGAAAACAAACATTATGGTACTCCAACCAATCCTATAGCTCCTGCGCGAGTACCAGGTGGGTCTTCCAGTGGATCTGCCGTAGCTGTTGCTGCTAAACTAGTTGACTTTTCTCTCG GTACGGATACTGTTGGAGGTGTGAGAGTACCTGCAGGTTTTTGTGGAATAATAGGCTTCAAACCATCTCATGGTGCTGTTTCTCACATTGGAATCATTCCAGTTGCCCCAAGTTTTGACACTGTCG GATGGTTTGCTAGGGACCCTAGTGTCTTGCGCCGTGTCAGTCATGTGCTGCTGCAACTTCCATATGCAGATAAACGTATGCCCAGGAATATTATAATAGCTGATGATTGTTTTCAGCTATCAAAGGTTCCTGTGGACCGGGTTACTCAGGTGGTGATTAGATCCACAGAGAAGCTATTTGGAA GACAAGTTTTGAAGCGTGCAAACCTTGGGGACTATTTGGATTCTAAAGTTCCAAGTTTGAAACAATTTcataatgagaaaagaaatggtGAACTGAAAATTTCTTCCATAAGATCACTTGCAAATGCCACACAGTTGCTTCAAAG ACATGAGTTCAAAAGCAATCATGGGGAATGGATCAACTTGACCAAGCCTGTTTTGGATACTTTTGTATCAGCCCAATTACAGGAAGTGTCCACCGATGCAAAGTTGGAACATTGCCATTTAGTAAGGAATGAAGTGCGCTCGGCTCTCAACTCTCTATTGAAG GATGATGGGATCCTTGTGATACCTACAGTTGCTTCTCCACCTCCAAAACTTGGTTCGAAGGAGATTCTATCAGAGGATTACCAGAGCCGTAATTATAGTCTGTTGAGTATTGCAAGCATGTCCGGCTGCTGTCAG GTCTCTGTACCCCTGGGGCTTCATGACAAGTGTCCTGTCTCATTGTCCTTCATAGCAAGGCATGGCGGTGATCGGTTTTTACTAGATACTGTAGAGACTATGTTTGCATCTCTTCAGGAACAGTCTGATGTAGCTGCAAAGTCAAAATTGTCTGGTAATGCCGTCAGCCAGGAAGAATCTGCGGAGATTGCCAAAGAAAAG GGTAATGCTGCTTTCAAAGACAAACAATGGCAGAAAGCTATCAGCTTCTATACAGAAGCAATCAAACTCAGTGGAAAGAATGCAACATACTACAGTAACAGGGCTGCAGCATACCTGGAACTTGGAAG CTATCTCCAAGCCGAGGCAGATTGTAGCACAGCTATCAGTCTTGATAAAAAG AATGTTAAGGCCTACTTCCGAAGAGGAACAGCACGGGAGATGCTTGGTTATTATAAGGAGGCTATTGAAG ATTTCAGATATGCACTTGTTTTAGAACCTACCAATAAGAGAGCTGCACTTTCAGCTGAGAAATTACAAAAGTTGTTTCTGTGA
- the LOC122078842 gene encoding growth-regulating factor 1-like isoform X1, with the protein MNARHASPFTTSQWQELEHQALIFKYMVSGVPIPSDLIFPIKRSLDSSLSSRLFPHEPIGWGCFQMGFTRKADPEPGRCRRTDGKKWRCSKDAYPDSKYCERHMHRGRNRSRKPVEIIASNPSTPMSSITRNQSTITPTRITATTSPYSLSSLSPSVAAESHHHHHHPYYNTSLYPFLYPHSSRPSGISFSPQNNSTHLLLDTGSYSHADKDYRSRYSNGLKGDVDEISFFSEASGTVRSVSDSPFDDPWRLTPLRMSSSSAAQSKQKSCSALQGEYTQLQLQNFTAISKQQEERQNQEQQHCFVLGTDIKSERPMKVEREEVPQQPLLHFFDEWPPKNRDYSTTQLSISIPMPSPDLSVSSHRAQNDS; encoded by the exons ATGAATGCAAGGCATGCGTCTCCTTTCACTACATCTCAGTGGcaagagcttgaacatcaagcTCTCATATTCAAGTATATGGTGTCTGGAGTTCCCATTCCATCTGATCTCATCTTCCCAATCAAAAGAAGCCTGGACTCTTCACTGTCATCAAGGCTATTCCCTCATGAACCCA TTGGGTGGGGTTGTTTTCAGATGGGTTTTACCAGGAAAGCAGACCCAGAGCCAGGGAGGTGCAGAAGAACAGATGGGAAGAAATGGAGGTGCTCGAAGGATGCATATCCGGATTCGAAGTACTGCGAGAGACACATGCACAGAGGTAGAAACCGTTCAAGAAAGCCTGTGGAAATTATTGCATCAAACCCTTCAACACCCATGTCATCAATCACTAGAAACCAGTCGACGATCACCCCTACCAGAATCACCGCTACCACAAGTCCTTactccctttcttctctttcaccATCAGTTGCAGCTGAAAgccatcatcatcaccaccatccTTACTATAATACCTCACTTTATCCCTTCCTTTATCCCCACTCTTCTAGACCTTCAGGTATTAGTTTCTCACCCCAGAACAACTCTACCCATTTGCTTTTAGACACTGGATCTTACTCTCATGCCGATAAAGATTACAG AAGCAGGTACTCTAATGGGCTAAAGGGGGATGTAGATGAGATTTCCTTTTTCTCAGAAGCCTCAGGGACTGTTAGAAGTGTCTCCGATTCGCCCTTTGATGACCCATGGCGGTTAACACCGCTGAGAATGAGTTCCTCTTCTGCAGCTCAATCAAAACAGAAGAGTTGCTCTGCTTTACAAGGTGAGTACACTCAATTGCAGTTGCAGAACTTTACTGCTATCTCTAAACAGCAAGAAGAGCGGCAAAATCAAGAGCAACAACACTGCTTTGTTTTGGGTACCGACATCAAATCTGAAAGACCGATGAAGGTGGAGAGGGAAGAGGTACCTCAGCAGCCGTTGCTCCACTTCTTCGATGAGTGGCCACCAAAGAACAGAGACTACTCCACAACCCAGCTCTCAATTTCTATTCCAATGCCATCTCCTGACCTCTCAGTGTCCAGTCACCGAGCCCAGAATG ATAGTTGA
- the LOC122078842 gene encoding growth-regulating factor 1-like isoform X2 — protein MNARHASPFTTSQWQELEHQALIFKYMVSGVPIPSDLIFPIKRSLDSSLSSRLFPHEPIGWGCFQMGFTRKADPEPGRCRRTDGKKWRCSKDAYPDSKYCERHMHRGRNRSRKPVEIIASNPSTPMSSITRNQSTITPTRITATTSPYSLSSLSPSVAAESHHHHHHPYYNTSLYPFLYPHSSRPSGISFSPQNNSTHLLLDTGSYSHADKDYRYSNGLKGDVDEISFFSEASGTVRSVSDSPFDDPWRLTPLRMSSSSAAQSKQKSCSALQGEYTQLQLQNFTAISKQQEERQNQEQQHCFVLGTDIKSERPMKVEREEVPQQPLLHFFDEWPPKNRDYSTTQLSISIPMPSPDLSVSSHRAQNDS, from the exons ATGAATGCAAGGCATGCGTCTCCTTTCACTACATCTCAGTGGcaagagcttgaacatcaagcTCTCATATTCAAGTATATGGTGTCTGGAGTTCCCATTCCATCTGATCTCATCTTCCCAATCAAAAGAAGCCTGGACTCTTCACTGTCATCAAGGCTATTCCCTCATGAACCCA TTGGGTGGGGTTGTTTTCAGATGGGTTTTACCAGGAAAGCAGACCCAGAGCCAGGGAGGTGCAGAAGAACAGATGGGAAGAAATGGAGGTGCTCGAAGGATGCATATCCGGATTCGAAGTACTGCGAGAGACACATGCACAGAGGTAGAAACCGTTCAAGAAAGCCTGTGGAAATTATTGCATCAAACCCTTCAACACCCATGTCATCAATCACTAGAAACCAGTCGACGATCACCCCTACCAGAATCACCGCTACCACAAGTCCTTactccctttcttctctttcaccATCAGTTGCAGCTGAAAgccatcatcatcaccaccatccTTACTATAATACCTCACTTTATCCCTTCCTTTATCCCCACTCTTCTAGACCTTCAGGTATTAGTTTCTCACCCCAGAACAACTCTACCCATTTGCTTTTAGACACTGGATCTTACTCTCATGCCGATAAAGATTACAG GTACTCTAATGGGCTAAAGGGGGATGTAGATGAGATTTCCTTTTTCTCAGAAGCCTCAGGGACTGTTAGAAGTGTCTCCGATTCGCCCTTTGATGACCCATGGCGGTTAACACCGCTGAGAATGAGTTCCTCTTCTGCAGCTCAATCAAAACAGAAGAGTTGCTCTGCTTTACAAGGTGAGTACACTCAATTGCAGTTGCAGAACTTTACTGCTATCTCTAAACAGCAAGAAGAGCGGCAAAATCAAGAGCAACAACACTGCTTTGTTTTGGGTACCGACATCAAATCTGAAAGACCGATGAAGGTGGAGAGGGAAGAGGTACCTCAGCAGCCGTTGCTCCACTTCTTCGATGAGTGGCCACCAAAGAACAGAGACTACTCCACAACCCAGCTCTCAATTTCTATTCCAATGCCATCTCCTGACCTCTCAGTGTCCAGTCACCGAGCCCAGAATG ATAGTTGA